A region of Defluviitalea raffinosedens DNA encodes the following proteins:
- a CDS encoding ABC transporter permease, with translation MKLNRKNDHFNYILGLAITTFILLVVLIGFFYTPYDPNKMNAALKNSPPSLTHLLGTDNFGRDILSRVMKGAGTTYIIAVAIVCIGASLGTILGAFTGYFGGWLDEILMRVNDVLISFPSILLALVFVSLFGPGSYNIIFALGIIFVPSFARVVRSEFIVLKERDFIRNAKLMGANSFRIMFVHILPNIKRVLIPSLLIGFNNAVLAEAGLSYLGLGVQPPQASLGRMLSEAQSYLLDSPWYAIAPGVMIVLTVLGFSLISGGIENEYE, from the coding sequence ATGAAACTTAACAGAAAAAACGATCATTTTAATTACATACTCGGTCTTGCGATTACAACATTCATCCTTTTGGTTGTATTGATTGGATTTTTTTATACCCCATATGACCCGAACAAGATGAATGCCGCATTAAAAAACAGTCCCCCAAGTCTCACCCATCTATTGGGTACCGATAACTTTGGCAGGGATATCTTAAGCCGTGTCATGAAAGGAGCTGGCACCACCTATATCATAGCTGTAGCCATCGTATGTATTGGGGCAAGCTTAGGAACCATCCTTGGAGCTTTTACAGGATATTTCGGAGGATGGCTGGATGAAATACTAATGAGAGTAAATGATGTTCTCATCTCCTTCCCAAGCATTTTACTGGCACTGGTCTTTGTAAGTTTATTTGGCCCGGGAAGCTATAATATTATCTTTGCCTTAGGAATCATATTTGTTCCAAGTTTTGCCCGTGTGGTGCGAAGTGAATTTATTGTTCTGAAAGAAAGAGATTTTATCAGAAATGCAAAATTAATGGGAGCAAATAGTTTTCGCATTATGTTTGTCCATATCTTGCCAAATATAAAAAGGGTTCTGATTCCTTCCCTTTTGATTGGATTTAACAATGCTGTCCTTGCCGAAGCAGGACTAAGTTACTTAGGTCTTGGCGTCCAGCCACCCCAGGCAAGTCTTGGACGTATGCTGTCAGAAGCCCAAAGCTATCTTCTGGATTCCCCATGGTATGCCATAGCCCCCGGTGTAATGATCGTACTGACCGTACTCGGCTTCAGCCTCATCAGTGGAGGTATTGAGAATGAATACGAATGA
- a CDS encoding ABC transporter permease, with translation MKYTVKKCITLILSLFLASVLTFTAFQIIPGDSALNALGMDATEEQLKAYREHFGLNDSLPTRYINWLKGALKGDFGYSSQYQMQIKVSTLIKDRLTVTLWLAGLSFLLIVVVSIPLGILSARKKDSILDSFITLVTQVFMSVPSFFLAMILTLVFGILLKWFTPGNYTPLDENFGNFLRFMIFPAIAIAIPKIAMMVKFLKSALLKEMQLDYVRTAKSKGMTNIRILFQHVLKNALIPVITFLAMVLADILAGTILVEQVFNLPGLGRLLVASIANRDYAVVQAIILYIVSVVIIINFLVDLIYQWIDPRLRSN, from the coding sequence ATGAAATATACCGTAAAAAAATGCATCACACTCATCCTGTCCCTCTTTTTGGCTTCTGTTCTGACCTTCACTGCTTTTCAGATCATCCCGGGGGACAGTGCTCTAAATGCCCTTGGCATGGATGCTACAGAAGAACAGCTTAAAGCATACCGGGAACACTTCGGGCTAAATGATAGCCTCCCCACCCGTTACATCAATTGGTTAAAGGGTGCATTAAAAGGTGACTTTGGCTACTCATCCCAATACCAGATGCAGATAAAAGTCAGTACTTTAATAAAGGATCGGTTAACCGTTACGCTCTGGCTGGCGGGATTATCTTTTCTCCTTATTGTGGTTGTTTCCATCCCCCTTGGCATCTTATCTGCCAGAAAAAAGGATAGTATCCTGGATTCTTTTATTACACTGGTGACTCAGGTTTTTATGTCCGTACCTTCCTTTTTTTTGGCCATGATCCTTACACTGGTCTTTGGCATCCTTTTAAAATGGTTTACTCCGGGAAATTATACCCCTTTGGATGAGAATTTTGGAAACTTCTTACGGTTCATGATCTTTCCGGCCATTGCAATAGCCATTCCTAAAATCGCCATGATGGTTAAATTCTTAAAAAGTGCTTTATTAAAAGAAATGCAGCTTGATTATGTAAGAACAGCAAAAAGCAAGGGTATGACTAACATAAGAATCCTTTTTCAACATGTATTAAAGAATGCACTAATTCCGGTAATAACGTTTTTAGCCATGGTACTTGCCGATATTCTGGCAGGAACTATTCTTGTGGAACAGGTATTCAACCTGCCTGGGTTGGGCAGATTGCTCGTCGCATCCATTGCAAACAGAGATTATGCTGTTGTTCAGGCAATTATTCTTTATATTGTATCGGTAGTCATCATAATTAATTTCCTGGTCGACCTGATTTACCAATGGATTGATCCAAGACTCAGAAGCAATTAA
- a CDS encoding sigma-70 family RNA polymerase sigma factor, whose protein sequence is MKAIKEKDVSAYSYMIEKYTKTIYCLAYHILSPSMGKEDIEECVADVFYDAWVKIGQFDEERGSFRTWLLTLTKYKALTYRRKKPFLNSIALEDVKDEASYSIENQFLLRQDQEKVIEIINSFNPVDKELFFRRYFFGEKISDLAKSFNLSRSAIDNRLLRGRKIIKEALGYE, encoded by the coding sequence GTGAAAGCAATTAAAGAAAAAGACGTATCCGCTTATAGCTATATGATTGAAAAATATACAAAAACCATTTATTGCTTAGCCTATCATATCTTGTCACCATCTATGGGTAAGGAAGATATTGAAGAATGTGTGGCTGATGTATTTTATGATGCATGGGTTAAAATCGGCCAATTTGATGAAGAACGAGGAAGTTTCAGAACTTGGCTTTTGACTTTAACAAAGTATAAAGCACTTACATACAGGCGCAAAAAGCCATTTCTAAACAGTATTGCCCTGGAAGATGTGAAAGATGAGGCGAGCTACAGCATTGAAAATCAATTCTTATTAAGGCAGGATCAGGAGAAGGTTATTGAAATCATTAATTCTTTTAATCCAGTTGATAAGGAATTGTTTTTCAGGAGATATTTTTTTGGCGAGAAAATAAGCGATTTAGCCAAATCATTTAATCTATCCAGATCAGCTATAGATAACAGGCTTTTAAGGGGTAGAAAAATAATTAAGGAGGCGTTAGGGTATGAATGA
- a CDS encoding MBL fold metallo-hydrolase, which produces MADVIQINDMTWRIEDGGVRFFLLAGKEKALLIDSGMNTPNAKEIGESTTKLPIMLLNTHADPDHISGNGSFESFYMSPDEDENYRAHGGTGSILPVKDNEIIDLGNRTLKIITIPGHTPGSIAVLDINNRVLIGGDSIQDGNIFMFKERRNMARYIESLKKLLLYRDEFDAIYPSHGSFPVGPELITKLIEGAEQTIAGRAEGKIVDVFGTTVMLYKFPYAGFLCDLPENMK; this is translated from the coding sequence ATGGCTGATGTTATTCAGATAAATGATATGACCTGGAGGATTGAAGATGGCGGTGTTCGCTTCTTTTTGCTTGCTGGAAAAGAAAAAGCGTTGCTTATTGACAGTGGCATGAATACACCGAATGCAAAAGAAATTGGGGAGAGTACCACAAAGTTGCCTATCATGCTTCTCAATACACATGCCGACCCGGATCATATTTCGGGGAACGGTAGCTTTGAATCTTTTTATATGTCTCCTGATGAAGATGAGAATTACAGGGCACATGGAGGAACAGGTTCTATTTTGCCTGTAAAAGATAATGAAATCATCGATCTTGGGAACAGAACTTTAAAGATCATTACAATTCCTGGACATACACCTGGCAGTATAGCGGTACTGGATATAAATAACAGAGTACTCATTGGAGGAGATAGTATTCAGGATGGAAATATTTTCATGTTTAAAGAACGCAGAAACATGGCGAGGTATATTGAGAGCCTGAAGAAGTTGTTGCTGTATAGAGATGAGTTTGACGCTATATATCCATCCCATGGTTCGTTTCCGGTTGGTCCGGAATTAATAACAAAGCTGATTGAAGGTGCTGAGCAGACTATTGCTGGAAGAGCAGAAGGAAAAATAGTAGATGTATTTGGTACAACGGTTATGCTGTATAAATTTCCTTATGCCGGATTCTTGTGTGATCTTCCGGAAAATATGAAGTGA
- a CDS encoding dipeptide ABC transporter ATP-binding protein has translation MNTNETLLNINNLSIGFAKRGKVNTVVDSVSLGVKKGEILGIVGESGSGKSITALATMGLLPDSAKILSGGIYFLGNNLLAMKEKEFRKLRGSEISMVFQDSMTSFNPLLTVGTQIEETLRLHSNYVKEKCKALTLEALKKVGLSNPHEIYHMYPHQLSGGMRQRAMIAMAMIAGSKLIIADEPTTALDVTTQDKILRLLKKMNAQHGTSIILISHNLKVIQSICTRAIVMKDGKIEESGTVKKLFTHPDTDYTKMLISAIPMPFSESDRKPSETFFMGSKKNNNANSKNRTLPVNHKKEQPGILTIQNLNVFYSEKALGLFGKKTRKQVIHDVSLSVSQGETFGIVGESGSGKSTLVKAIVGLNKEIEGTIKINDVAFIGDASSVSKPQMVFQDPYGSLNPTKKISWILEEPLRLQTKLSKTERMAKVHEIIEQVGLTTKHLERYPSQLSGGQRQRVAIAAALIVNPKLVILDEPVSSLDVTIQAQILQLLKDLQKKYNLTYLFISHDLNVIFQMCDRVCVIYKGKIVEMKEARELFYYPQHDYTKELLKSAMIQAEL, from the coding sequence ATGAATACGAATGAAACACTTTTAAACATAAATAATCTATCCATTGGATTTGCGAAACGGGGAAAAGTGAATACTGTAGTGGATTCTGTCTCCCTGGGAGTTAAGAAAGGTGAAATTCTTGGAATCGTAGGAGAATCCGGTTCAGGAAAAAGCATAACTGCTCTGGCAACGATGGGACTCCTTCCTGACTCTGCAAAGATCCTAAGCGGCGGAATCTATTTCCTTGGAAATAATCTTTTAGCTATGAAAGAAAAGGAATTTCGCAAACTTCGTGGCAGCGAAATATCCATGGTTTTTCAGGATTCTATGACATCTTTTAATCCCCTGCTTACCGTAGGTACTCAGATAGAAGAAACATTAAGGCTTCATTCAAATTATGTGAAAGAGAAGTGTAAAGCCTTAACATTAGAGGCATTAAAAAAAGTGGGGTTGTCAAATCCTCACGAAATTTATCATATGTATCCTCACCAGCTCTCCGGCGGTATGCGACAACGAGCAATGATCGCCATGGCGATGATTGCCGGATCGAAACTAATCATTGCGGATGAACCTACAACAGCCCTTGACGTTACCACACAGGACAAAATACTTAGGTTGCTAAAAAAAATGAATGCGCAACATGGAACAAGTATTATCCTGATTTCCCATAATTTAAAAGTGATCCAAAGCATTTGCACCAGAGCAATTGTCATGAAGGACGGTAAAATTGAAGAATCTGGAACAGTAAAAAAATTATTTACCCATCCTGATACGGACTATACAAAGATGCTGATATCAGCAATTCCCATGCCATTTTCAGAATCCGATAGAAAACCATCTGAAACTTTCTTTATGGGTTCAAAAAAAAATAACAATGCAAATAGCAAGAACAGGACTCTCCCTGTAAATCATAAAAAAGAACAACCAGGAATCCTCACTATTCAGAATCTCAATGTTTTTTACTCCGAAAAAGCCCTTGGACTCTTTGGGAAAAAGACCAGAAAACAAGTCATTCACGATGTCTCTCTTTCCGTGAGCCAGGGAGAAACCTTCGGTATTGTCGGAGAAAGTGGAAGCGGAAAATCCACCCTGGTAAAGGCCATTGTGGGATTGAACAAAGAAATTGAGGGGACAATTAAAATCAATGATGTTGCCTTTATAGGGGATGCATCATCTGTATCCAAGCCTCAGATGGTGTTTCAGGACCCGTATGGAAGCCTAAATCCTACTAAAAAAATCAGCTGGATTCTAGAAGAGCCCCTAAGACTTCAAACGAAACTAAGTAAAACAGAACGAATGGCGAAAGTCCATGAAATCATCGAACAGGTAGGACTAACAACGAAACATCTGGAACGCTACCCCTCTCAATTAAGCGGCGGCCAAAGACAACGGGTAGCCATCGCAGCTGCACTCATTGTAAATCCTAAACTGGTTATTCTGGATGAACCTGTATCCTCTCTGGATGTTACCATCCAGGCACAAATACTGCAATTGCTAAAAGACTTACAAAAAAAGTACAACTTGACCTATCTATTCATTTCCCACGATCTAAACGTGATCTTTCAAATGTGCGACCGGGTTTGCGTGATTTATAAAGGTAAAATTGTAGAAATGAAGGAAGCCAGGGAATTATTTTACTATCCTCAGCATGACTATACAAAAGAACTGCTCAAATCTGCAATGATACAGGCAGAATTATAA
- a CDS encoding ABC transporter substrate-binding protein has product MLKSKLTKALLLIIVFTVALYGCSGNKENTDKSKTPANEDSSFAEPVEATQWESTYGGSITIGITQDLDGLDPHKALSAGTKEVLFNIFEGLVKFDSNGNLIPAVAESYQISNDGMVYTFTLREGVKFHDGSPVTADDVVYSIKRSAGMLEPKDPTVLAESALSVISDVIATSEKTIEVRLKQVDTELLPYLTCAIVPKDYDALNTHPIGTGPFRFVSYTPLQSIILEKNTEYYKKELPYLDQVTFKISSNTDAAFMELQAGTIDILPYITDAQASQLPEGYHLESGPMNLIQGLFINNKIKPFDNKLVRQALCYAVDRQAVIDMVAGGRGNVIGTNMYPEFKKYYDESLVNVYPYDPQKAKELLKEAGYPNGFQFTIIVPSNYQYHIDTAQVIAEQLKQVGITAQIQLMEWSSWKSDVYKGRNYETTLVGLAAELAPRKALDRFRSDAANNFMNYTNPEFDALYKQGETETNEEKKIQLYKKMESMLTNDAVAVFIQDPYQMTAISDKLGGYTYYPIYVQDMSLVYYKKGSQSN; this is encoded by the coding sequence ATGCTGAAATCAAAACTAACTAAAGCTCTGCTTCTTATCATTGTATTTACTGTTGCACTCTACGGATGTAGTGGCAACAAGGAAAATACAGATAAGAGCAAAACTCCCGCGAATGAAGATTCGTCTTTTGCTGAACCTGTGGAGGCTACTCAATGGGAGTCTACCTATGGAGGTTCAATCACAATAGGAATAACTCAGGATTTGGATGGTCTTGACCCGCACAAAGCATTATCGGCAGGAACCAAAGAGGTTTTATTCAACATTTTTGAAGGCTTGGTGAAGTTTGATTCCAACGGAAACTTAATTCCGGCTGTGGCGGAAAGCTATCAGATTTCAAATGATGGAATGGTTTATACCTTTACCTTACGGGAAGGTGTAAAATTTCATGATGGCAGCCCTGTTACAGCTGATGATGTTGTATATTCCATAAAAAGAAGCGCCGGTATGCTTGAACCAAAAGATCCAACGGTTTTAGCAGAATCGGCGCTTTCTGTTATTTCTGATGTGATTGCAACCAGTGAAAAGACAATCGAAGTTCGCCTAAAGCAGGTCGATACCGAACTGCTTCCATACTTAACCTGTGCTATTGTACCAAAGGATTATGATGCATTGAATACACACCCTATCGGTACAGGTCCCTTTAGGTTTGTATCCTATACACCATTACAGAGCATAATCTTAGAAAAGAACACAGAATACTACAAAAAAGAATTGCCCTATCTTGACCAGGTTACTTTCAAAATATCCTCCAATACAGATGCTGCATTCATGGAGCTTCAGGCAGGAACCATAGACATTCTGCCATACATTACTGACGCCCAGGCTTCTCAGCTTCCAGAAGGCTATCATCTGGAATCGGGTCCCATGAATCTGATTCAGGGACTATTTATTAATAATAAGATTAAACCATTTGATAATAAACTGGTAAGACAAGCCCTATGCTACGCAGTGGATAGGCAGGCTGTCATTGATATGGTTGCCGGAGGACGAGGCAATGTCATTGGTACCAATATGTACCCGGAATTTAAAAAGTATTATGACGAAAGCCTTGTAAATGTTTATCCCTATGACCCCCAAAAGGCTAAGGAATTACTAAAAGAAGCAGGATATCCGAACGGTTTTCAGTTTACGATTATCGTTCCTTCCAATTATCAGTATCATATTGATACTGCCCAGGTGATTGCAGAACAGTTAAAACAGGTTGGTATCACAGCTCAAATCCAGCTGATGGAATGGTCCAGCTGGAAATCTGACGTCTATAAAGGCCGCAACTATGAGACAACCCTCGTAGGACTGGCAGCAGAACTGGCGCCCAGAAAGGCTTTAGATCGGTTCCGTTCGGACGCAGCAAACAATTTTATGAACTATACTAACCCAGAATTTGATGCCCTTTATAAACAGGGTGAAACAGAAACAAATGAAGAAAAGAAGATACAATTATACAAGAAAATGGAATCTATGCTTACCAACGATGCTGTTGCCGTATTTATTCAGGATCCCTATCAGATGACTGCAATAAGTGACAAACTAGGTGGGTATACTTATTATCCCATTTATGTTCAGGACATGTCACTGGTTTATTACAAAAAAGGATCTCAATCCAATTAA
- a CDS encoding flavodoxin family protein: MKVIMINGSPNANGCTFTALSILKEQLALNRVDSEIFQIGKKPVRGCIDCRVCKQPDTYGKCAFNDDLVNKVAESLAQADGLIIGSPVHYASASGAVTSFCDRLFFSTDSKVKRLKFGAAIVCCRRSGNTTALDQLNKYFTISQMPVVSSSYWNGIYATTPEDVYKDVEGVLTLKNLANNMAYLIKCKYAGNVEPPVDELANFTRNLKPEEIERFMRGRKLNRD, encoded by the coding sequence ATGAAAGTGATTATGATTAATGGCAGTCCGAACGCTAATGGATGTACTTTTACTGCTCTTAGTATTCTCAAAGAACAACTGGCTTTAAATCGAGTAGACTCTGAGATATTCCAGATTGGGAAAAAGCCAGTCAGAGGATGTATCGACTGCAGAGTATGTAAACAACCCGATACATATGGCAAATGTGCCTTTAATGATGATCTGGTCAATAAAGTAGCAGAAAGTTTAGCTCAAGCTGACGGACTTATTATAGGCTCACCGGTGCATTATGCTTCTGCAAGTGGTGCTGTGACATCATTTTGTGACAGATTGTTTTTTAGCACAGATTCTAAAGTGAAAAGGCTGAAGTTTGGCGCAGCTATTGTATGTTGCAGGCGTTCCGGAAATACTACTGCTTTAGATCAGCTCAATAAATACTTTACAATTTCACAAATGCCTGTTGTGTCTTCGAGTTATTGGAATGGTATTTATGCAACGACTCCTGAAGATGTTTACAAAGATGTTGAAGGAGTTCTTACTTTGAAGAACCTTGCCAATAACATGGCTTATTTAATTAAATGTAAATACGCAGGCAATGTTGAACCTCCAGTGGATGAGCTTGCAAATTTCACACGAAATTTAAAACCAGAGGAAATAGAACGTTTCATGCGAGGGCGAAAACTTAACAGAGATTAA